One region of Mus musculus strain C57BL/6J chromosome 3, GRCm38.p6 C57BL/6J genomic DNA includes:
- the Fpgt gene encoding fucose-1-phosphate guanylyltransferase: MASLREATLRKLRRFSELRGKPVAAGEFWDVVAITAADEKQELAYKQQLSEKLKKRELPLGVQYHVFPDPAGTKIGNGGSTLCSLECLESLCGDKWNSLKVLLIHSGGYSQRLPNASALGKIFTALPLGEPIYQMLELKLAMYVDFPSNMRPGVLVTCADDIELYSVGDSEYIAFDQPGFTALAHPSSLAVGTTHGVFVLHSDSSLQHGDLEYRQCYQFLHKPTIENMHRFNAVHRQRSFGQQNLSGGDTDCLPLHTEYVYTDSLFYMDHKSAKKLLDFYKSEGPLNCEIDAYGDFLQALGPGATAEYTRNTSHVTKEESQLLDMRQKIFHLLKGTPLNVVVLNNSRFYHIGTLQEYLLHFTSDSALKTELGLQSIAFSVSPSVPERSSGTACVIHSIVDSGCCVAPGSVVEYSRLGPEVSIGENCIISSSVIAKTVVPAYSFLCSLSVKINGHLKYSTMVFGMQDNLKNSVKTLEDIKALQFFGVCFLSCLDIWNLKATEKLFSGNKMNLSLWTACIFPVCSSLSESATASLGMLSAVRNHSPFNLSDFNLLSIQEMLVYKDVQDMLAYREHIFLEISSNKNQSDLEKS; the protein is encoded by the exons GCAAACCCGTGGCAGCTGGAGAATTCTGGGATGTGGTTGCAATAACAGCAGCTGATGAAAAGCAGGAGCTCGCTTACAAGCAACAGTTGTCCGAGAAGCTGAAGAAAAGGGAATTGCCTCTTGGAGTTCAATACCATGTTTTTCCAGATCCTGCTGGGACCAAAATTG GAAATGGAGGATCAACACTTTGTTCCCTTGAGTGTTTGGAAAGCCTCTGTGGAGACAAATGGAATTCTCTGAAGGTCCTGCTAATCCACTCTG GTGGCTACAGCCAACGCCTTCCCAATGCGAGTGCTTTAGGAAAGATCTTCACAGCCTTACCACTTGGTGAACCCATTTATCAGATGTTGGAGTTAAAACTAGCCATGTACGTGGATTTCCCCTCAAACATGAGGCCTGGAGTCTTGGTCACCTGTGCAGATGATATCGAACTCTACAGTGTTGGGGACAGTGAGTACATTGCCTTTGACCAGCCTGGCTTTACTGCCTTAGCCCATCCGTCTAGTCTGGCTGTAGGCACTACTCATGGAGTATTTGTCTTGCACTCTGACAGTTCCTTACAACATGGTGACCTTGAGTACAGGCAATGCTACCAATTCCTCCACAAGCCCACCATTGAAAACATGCACCGCTTTAATGCTGTGCATAGACAACGAAGCTTTGGTCAACAGAACTTGTCTGGAGGTGACACTGACTGTCTTCCATTGCACACTGAGTATGTCTACACAGATAGCCTGTTTTACATGGATCACAAATCAGCCAAAAAGTTACTTGATTTCTATAAAAGTGAAGGCCCACTGAACTGTGAAATAGATGCCTATGGAGACTTTCTTCAGGCACTGGGGCCTGGAGCAACTGCAGAGTACACCAGGAACACATCTCATGTCACTAAAGAAGAGTCCCAGTTGTTGGACATGAGGCAGAAAATATTCCACCTCCTCAAGGGAACACCACTGAATGTTGTTGTTCTTaataactccagattttatcacATTGGAACACTGCAAGAGTATCTGCTTCATTTCACCTCTGATAGTGCATTAAAGACGGAGCTGGGCTTACAATCCATAGCTTTCAGTGTCTCTCCAAGTGTTCCTGAGCGCTCCAGTGGAACAGCCTGTGTCATTCACAGTATAGTGGATTCAGGATGCTGTGTGGCccctggctcagtggtagagtattctAGATTGGGGCCTGAGGTGTCCATCGGGGAAAACTGCATTATCAGCAGTTCTGTCATAGCAAAAACTGTTGTGCCAGCATATTCTTTTTTGTGTTCTTTAAGTGTGAAGATAAATGGACACTTAAAATATTCTACTATGGTGTTTGGCATGCAAGACAACTTGAAGAACAGTGTTAAAACACTGGAAGACATAAAGGCACTTCAGTTCTTTGGAGTCTGTTTTCTGTCTTGTTTAGACATTTGGAATCTTAAAGCTACAGAGAAACTATTCTCTGGAAATAAGATGAATCTGAGCCTGTGGACTGCATGCATTTTCCCTGTCTGTTCATCTCTGAGTGAGTCGGCTACAGCATCCCTTGGGATGTTAAGCGCTGTAAGGAACCATTCACCATTCAACCTAAGTGACTTTAACCTTTTGTCCATCCAGGAAATGCTTGTCTACAAAGATGTACAAGACATGCTAGCTTATAGGGAACACATTTTTCTAGAAATTAGttcaaataaaaatcaatctgatttAGAGAAATCTTGA
- the Fpgt gene encoding fucose-1-phosphate guanylyltransferase isoform X1, whose product MLELKLAMYVDFPSNMRPGVLVTCADDIELYSVGDSEYIAFDQPGFTALAHPSSLAVGTTHGVFVLHSDSSLQHGDLEYRQCYQFLHKPTIENMHRFNAVHRQRSFGQQNLSGGDTDCLPLHTEYVYTDSLFYMDHKSAKKLLDFYKSEGPLNCEIDAYGDFLQALGPGATAEYTRNTSHVTKEESQLLDMRQKIFHLLKGTPLNVVVLNNSRFYHIGTLQEYLLHFTSDSALKTELGLQSIAFSVSPSVPERSSGTACVIHSIVDSGCCVAPGSVVEYSRLGPEVSIGENCIISSSVIAKTVVPAYSFLCSLSVKINGHLKYSTMVFGMQDNLKNSVKTLEDIKALQFFGVCFLSCLDIWNLKATEKLFSGNKMNLSLWTACIFPVCSSLSESATASLGMLSAVRNHSPFNLSDFNLLSIQEMLVYKDVQDMLAYREHIFLEISSNKNQSDLEKS is encoded by the coding sequence ATGTTGGAGTTAAAACTAGCCATGTACGTGGATTTCCCCTCAAACATGAGGCCTGGAGTCTTGGTCACCTGTGCAGATGATATCGAACTCTACAGTGTTGGGGACAGTGAGTACATTGCCTTTGACCAGCCTGGCTTTACTGCCTTAGCCCATCCGTCTAGTCTGGCTGTAGGCACTACTCATGGAGTATTTGTCTTGCACTCTGACAGTTCCTTACAACATGGTGACCTTGAGTACAGGCAATGCTACCAATTCCTCCACAAGCCCACCATTGAAAACATGCACCGCTTTAATGCTGTGCATAGACAACGAAGCTTTGGTCAACAGAACTTGTCTGGAGGTGACACTGACTGTCTTCCATTGCACACTGAGTATGTCTACACAGATAGCCTGTTTTACATGGATCACAAATCAGCCAAAAAGTTACTTGATTTCTATAAAAGTGAAGGCCCACTGAACTGTGAAATAGATGCCTATGGAGACTTTCTTCAGGCACTGGGGCCTGGAGCAACTGCAGAGTACACCAGGAACACATCTCATGTCACTAAAGAAGAGTCCCAGTTGTTGGACATGAGGCAGAAAATATTCCACCTCCTCAAGGGAACACCACTGAATGTTGTTGTTCTTaataactccagattttatcacATTGGAACACTGCAAGAGTATCTGCTTCATTTCACCTCTGATAGTGCATTAAAGACGGAGCTGGGCTTACAATCCATAGCTTTCAGTGTCTCTCCAAGTGTTCCTGAGCGCTCCAGTGGAACAGCCTGTGTCATTCACAGTATAGTGGATTCAGGATGCTGTGTGGCccctggctcagtggtagagtattctAGATTGGGGCCTGAGGTGTCCATCGGGGAAAACTGCATTATCAGCAGTTCTGTCATAGCAAAAACTGTTGTGCCAGCATATTCTTTTTTGTGTTCTTTAAGTGTGAAGATAAATGGACACTTAAAATATTCTACTATGGTGTTTGGCATGCAAGACAACTTGAAGAACAGTGTTAAAACACTGGAAGACATAAAGGCACTTCAGTTCTTTGGAGTCTGTTTTCTGTCTTGTTTAGACATTTGGAATCTTAAAGCTACAGAGAAACTATTCTCTGGAAATAAGATGAATCTGAGCCTGTGGACTGCATGCATTTTCCCTGTCTGTTCATCTCTGAGTGAGTCGGCTACAGCATCCCTTGGGATGTTAAGCGCTGTAAGGAACCATTCACCATTCAACCTAAGTGACTTTAACCTTTTGTCCATCCAGGAAATGCTTGTCTACAAAGATGTACAAGACATGCTAGCTTATAGGGAACACATTTTTCTAGAAATTAGttcaaataaaaatcaatctgatttAGAGAAATCTTGA